The Arachis hypogaea cultivar Tifrunner chromosome 14, arahy.Tifrunner.gnm2.J5K5, whole genome shotgun sequence DNA window TTTGTTTAAATAAACTACTTGCTAgttattctattattattatatttgtgcaCAAAACTGCTCACGATTCTTTTTATGTATAATAGATTAGTGGAATGTGTTAATTAATCTATAATATAGAGATAGCAATGACTATCTATTGAACGGGTATTCTCTTCTTCTCGTCttcgtttaaaaattttaaagaaaattaataaaaaatataatttaatataatttaatataatctaACAAAATTAACACAATTTAACATAATATCATAACATAATTaaagtttaacacaaattcaTGGTTAGTAAGAATGAAAATGATCTCTGATGACTGAAATACCAGAGAATGACAATAgaaatataattgaaaaaaaattgaattaacatTAATAGATATATATAAATGAGAACaattaagtaattttatatttgcatCAATTTAACGAATTTTTGTAGGATGGATACTTGTTTCCATTCTCATAAATACTTTGTGAATTCTCATATAATTTTCTATCGTCAATAATATCCACGGATATTCATTTCGGTAAATTTTTCGTCTTCCATAATAAAAAATACTGTTGCTTAAAGAGATATTGACACTCTATTTTTCTGCGAtatatttaaatgatattttttttcatcTATTTATAACATTTACATTATTCCTTTCTTatttaagattaaaataatatatactttaatttaatcTATTCGACCATAATATCCATCAATAATTATTAAGAttacatttatatatataaattaatgataattatttggtttattcaaataataatataaaaatatatttattattattgtaaattttaccacataatataaaatattttaacttattaaaaaatatttaaattctttatgtattttataattaatgataaaatataaaatgaaaaaaatttattacattaataataaataaaatgtacTTCCTTAACACTACAACATTTTTAGGTTGAGGcaacatttaaaaagtgttgcctaaaggctgacaaaaggttgCTTTTGATCTATGGCAACACTTTTGGACCTAAGGCAACGTTTTTGGGTGGCGTTGCATATGCAGCCGTTGCCTTAGATCAAGGCAacacttttttgtttcaaaagcaacgcttttgaGAGCAACACTTGGTAAGTGTTGCCTTTGGTTAAAAAACAACAACACTTCAAAGGTGTGTTTGAGACAACATTTTTACAGTGTTATCTCTTCTCTCGTATTTTGGTCACTACTAAAAAGTGTTGCCTATTTGCAATAAAATGCAACTCTTTTACGTGTTGCTATAAGTTGAAATTTGCAATTCTTTGAAATGTTGCCTATTAGTTTTGAATATCCAACCCTTTAAAGtattgccttttcttttggatatgcaacctaTACAAGTGTTGTCTTTTCTTTTGAATATGCAACATATACAAGTGTTgctttttcttttggatatgcaaccatacaagtgttgtctaatattcaaaatatgcaactaataaaagtgttgccttttttataaaaataaaaattatttttgtaataaaaatacaaaaaaataaaatttagaataaaattttttgttcatacatgtgtaattattttaattaataaataaatttatgcacaatagaaaaaaaattataaaagagacaaaataactaataataaaattctaattaaaatagatattaaaaagttcaattagtatttcaaattcatgttcatcaataattctcaacaaaataaaattattgtctAATAATAATTATCGCaacaaaatagtaattaatatttatcaaaaagATGTCAATCTACttgcatattttatatccatGCTTGGCTTTGTTGGAACAATCTGATAGTGTGTGGATCCAAAATCAGTGCCAAATGAAAGCTTTTCGGTAACATCAGAGTAATGGTATGATGAACTCAAAATCCTCTTGCCTCCACCGAGTCCAATAACTGCTGCAGTAGCCATTGTTATACTCCCCTAATAACTATGTGCGAGTAACATCAAACTTCCCTATTAAATCAATAATTCTTAACCTGTGTCAGCAGAAAATACAGGTGTCAGAAAACTCCCAAATTGTTCTAAGTTCTAACCATATGATTATCCATAAAATAGCAAAACAACACTAATAGAATAAAATCAAAGGAACAAAATAATTCAGGATCCATATACTTCAATATTTTAGTGTAGAATCCATTGAAACAACTTATAAAGTTACAGCATATAAAAGCGGAAGTTCCCAAATGAAAAACAAATACATAAATGAATTGGGGTTTAGTTAAagttgcatttaaaaaaaaaattgaaacataaaaGGTGCAATAACGGAAAATGATGCATGGTATGTGTTTGATGAAGTACCTGAGTAAACTGAGAAAGAGAAATGCAATTCAGAGAATGATGATTGCTCCAAAAAGGTATTAGCTTAGTAGTTCTTATTTAGAATCATAGAATCAGAAGGAACAAGGTCACAGGAAGAGACTTCACTCACATAACTGTTGGTGTGGAAGGAAATAACTTTGCTGCTATattagatttttctcttttttttttttaattaaaaatcagtaTTTTGTTACATAAAAAATTGCAAAAGAATAACATAAACATATAAAAGCAAGTAAGTATAAGATAGAAATATCTTACGAGGTCATGCCGCAACAATTTTTCTATATGCACCATTTGCACTTAGTGTTCAGCTGCGTGCAGTAGCTTCATACTTAGCCCTGTCAGTCTTGTACATGTCCGCAATTTCAGGGACAAGAGGATCATCAGGGTTGGGATCCGTCAACAATGAGCAAATTGACAAAAGAACCTAAAATAGAACAAGACTAAAAACTTTATGTTTTCCAACATTCAAAACAAGATCAGCATAAATGAGGTGTTTTCATTCACATAGGATTccatttagaaaatttaaaaaagaacagATCCACTTCTTATTAAGTATCTGCAGACCACATAGTGAATTATCAAGTTGGAACTGAAACTATGGAGCTTGCCCAAGAGGAACCTTTGTATATGTGAGCTTGATAAGGCCATCACCTACCACAGTAGTGCACAAGGGTTCAGAGAATCTTCAAACTGAAACTGAAACCAAGGgtggataagtgagttaataggAGCCTCTAACTACTTTAACGGATTTGATTCTCTTCTTCTATGAGATGATATTCTCCACAAGGATTTTGGACCATTAATTAACCTACAAATTGACGTCATGTGCCAAGTTTGACTGGTCAAACTTGATACTTAACAATATTTGTCTACACAATGCATGGTTGTGCCTCACTTCATATCAGATAAGGTTTCCTTTATACTAATTACTCAAGCTATCAACATGCTGCTGCTTCTTTCATCTTTCACAAATTAGTATATTTGAGTAATATATatgaatttgtatattttatataaatacaaaCTACAATTGCTAATAATCTATTTATGAGTGCCAAAATACCTTCTCAACATAGACTAACATCAACTCTGTCAACAGTCAAGTTAATTAGAGATTTAATTTATCACCCTCCCGTTTAATGATATAAGCAAAATCAACATTTGATCTAAAGCAAAACTACTGCCCAATCTGCAACACTTAATGAAAATTGTCTCAGTATGACAGGTACTAACATCTAGATGCATTAAGGAGATCAAATCAAAGATAAGATGAAATGACAAAACATGTCTAAAGACCACACACAGGAACTATAATGTGTATTATTAAAGCCTACGTATATTTATAGAAAACACTTTGTATAacatacttaaaaaaataaaataaatatataaaaggttgttaaaatcacatttttaacGGTGCTTTTCACTAATTTAAGATGGTGTTTAACACTATGTAATACAATATAAGATAACATGATGGCAAATATTAATATGCTTCCCGTAAAGTAACGAATACATATCCACTAGTCCTTCAAGTTCCCTTCCCAAGTTGAATTCAGCATCTTCTAGAACTAGCTTTCCTGATTCCACCTATATTCTATGAATCTTTAGAAAGTTTTTCCAAACAAGTAAGTGCATATTTTTTTCAAGGAACTTATAATTGAATGTTCTTgagcaaaataattaaatatgtcaCCTTGCTGAGATCCAGGATGTTATTAAGAAGCCGGAGTAGTGCCATCGAGCATTTTCTTATCTGAGTAACCGTTGCACACTGTTCGTTGGTTAGACAGTCGTTGGACATAAGAATGTCAAGTAGCCCAATTATTGCAGCCATAGGTGTCCTCAATTCATGGCTGCAATGCACCAAAAAGAAGGATCCTAATTACATGTTTGATAAAACAAAAGTAGATACCAAAATCTAGACACAAGTTTAGTATAATCAATCAGATTGAAACTGAGAAAATCAACCTCATGTTtgcaagaaattggctattgctTGATGCCTCTGCCTTTCTTCTAGCAtcaattttcattcttttataaGGTTTGTAAATGTATATGGCAATGCCATCTCTTACATGAAAATCAGACCAGACAAGTAAGTGCTTTTGTTTGCGGAGGAGATGGACAGAGTCGGTCTCGGGCTTCAGAGTTGGATTGCTGCTATGGTCCAACACAAAATTTCAATAACCATAACAACGTGCGCAATCTTCCATATTTTGACACAAtgtgaaaaaaatacataaataaatgaaataagaATACATTTTGATTCAACTAACAAAAAAGCTTTTCATCAGCTTAGTAAAATGCCATACATGAATGTGCATTGTGAAGAACAGAGGGAAATCGATTCTcccataaaaattaattcatgtgAATTAGTTAAATATAATTAGTGCACTATCAATATTTCCAAACTTTTTATTGATAAATAAACTGAACATAACTCAAACCACTGATTGTGTAGAGGAGTAAGAcaatgtttttaaaaataaacagaatAGAGCAAGTGCAGCACCTTGTaatcttttttttcatcattcatCTTTTTTTGAAGCTCACCATTAGTAACAGTTCTTTGATAATCTTCAGAGGAAAACACAGAGCCATAAGATGCCTGTGTTCAAAAATTGGCAACTAAGCACTCCCAAACACAAAATAGAACAACAAAATACAAACCTAAGAATGCAAtactattttataaaaattatgaaaCAATTAAACTATAATCACATTGCTAAATGTGATTACTCAAAAAAGAAACAACAATTTAAATCAAACCTAAGAGGTATTTGAAGGTGAGCGACAAATTGGTAAAGTCTTTGTCCTTCGACATGATCGAACTCGAAactgcaaaaacaatgaaaagaataaaaggattatGTGAGCTTCTTCAATCGATTAAACTGAAAGAGATGTgcgtggagagagagagagagagatgtatACTGGAACTATTGTTATTAATTCAACAATTCAACTAAATTAATCAAGTAGTATGTAAAATCAATCTACAAGCCTTCAACAACGACGATGGAGGAAGAGATGCTGAGGACCGAGGCTGAGGCGAGAGGCTTGAGTGAAAGAGGTGAACGGCGGAGAGTTGTCGATTTGCCTGAGAGGATAGAGCACGGCACCACGGCGGAGCAGAGCAAAGGTTTCAGAACGCGGAGCAGAGCACAGGTTTCAGAACGGCGTGAGCAGAAAAACACGACAGAGCATAGCAGAACAAGGCGTGAGCTCGAGCAATGAGAAACACGACGACAGGGAGTAGAGAAGAGGGATTACAGTAGTGGTAGATCTGGCAGCGCAAGGTAGAAACAACAACAACAGCGCAAGGTAGAGACGGTGCTGGAGGTGAAGAAAGTGGCGGTGGCAACTTCTCTCTCCGtcgtcttcttctccttctttctcttcttcctcctttgATGGCagttcttcctttcttttcttctcttcatcactCTCTGTTAATTTCT harbors:
- the LOC112741577 gene encoding uncharacterized protein isoform X1; the protein is MMKKKITSSNPTLKPETDSVHLLRKQKHLLVWSDFHVRDGIAIYIYKPYKRMKIDARRKAEASSNSQFLANMSHELRTPMAAIIGLLDILMSNDCLTNEQCATVTQIRKCSMALLRLLNNILDLSKVLLSICSLLTDPNPDDPLVPEIADMYKTDRAKYEATARS
- the LOC112741577 gene encoding histidine kinase 1-like isoform X2, which produces MMKKKITSSNPTLKPETDSVHLLRKQKHLLVWSDFHVRDGIAIYIYKPYKRMKIDARRKAEASSNSQFLANMSHELRTPMAAIIGLLDILMSNDCLTNEQCATVTQIRKCSMALLRLLNNILDLSKFQFEDSLNPCALLWFFCQFAHC